A stretch of Ranitomeya variabilis isolate aRanVar5 chromosome 3, aRanVar5.hap1, whole genome shotgun sequence DNA encodes these proteins:
- the CLIC4 gene encoding chloride intracellular channel protein 4 isoform X2 produces the protein MILWLKGVVFNVTTVDLKRKPADLQNLAPGTHPPFITYNHEVKTDVNKIEEFLEEVLCPPKYRKLAARHPESNTAGMDIFAKFSAYIKNSRPDANEALERGLLKTLQKLDDYLNSPLPDEIDENSIDDDTVSNRKFLDGDDMTLADCNLLPKLHIVKVVTKKYRNFNIPKSMTGIWRYLSNAYSRDEFINTCPCDREIEVAYADVAKRLTK, from the exons aAAACCAGCAGATTTACAAAATCTTGCACCCGGAACCCATCCTCCATTTATAACCTACAACCATGAAGTAAAGACTGATGTGAATAAGATTGAGGAGTTCCTGGAAGAAGTACTCTGCCCTCCAAA GTACCGTAAGCTGGCAGCACGACACCCAGAATCGAACACAGCTGGCATGGACATATTTGCCAAGTTTTCTGCATATATCAAGAACTCCCGGCCAGATGCCAATGAAG cactagAAAGAGGATTACTGAAGACGTTGCAGAAGCTTGATGACTACCTGAACTCGCCCTTACCTGATGAAATCGATGAGAATAGTATTGATGATGATACAGTTTCCAACAGGAAATTCTTAGATGGGGATGATATGACTCTAGCTGATTGTAATCTTTTGCCAAAGCTTCATATAGTAAAg GTGGTGACAAAAAAATACAGAAACTTCAATATCCCAAAATCGATGACTGGGATCTGGAGATATCTGAGTAATGCATACAGCAGGGACGAATTCATCAACACTTGTCCATGTGACCGAGAGATAGAAGTAGCATATGCAGACGTAGCCAAAAGGCTCACCAAGTGA